Proteins encoded together in one Chitinophaga lutea window:
- a CDS encoding glycosyltransferase family 2 protein — translation MYFWSLLLFISLFIVCYTYAGYGVLLYILVKLKELLFGKRPAPAGEPPVTLLIAAYNEADFIAAKVANTLALDYPEEKLEIIFVTDGSTDATPAILAQHSRIRLLHDAQRSGKSAAINRAMAYVSHPVTVFCDANTLLNPGAIRKLAAHFSDAQVGAVAGEKKVMATADSGAEGAGEGLYWKYESKLKQWDASLYSVMGAAGELFAVRTELYEPIPSHCILDDFIISFRINMRGYTVMYEPGAFATETASASLADEYKRKVRISAGGFQSIGMLLPLLNPFRFPKITFQYISHRVLRWTLAPLCLLLALLANIVLVVQGAGTFFTGLLAAQLLFYGAAFSGYLLARKNVKVKYLYVPFYFVFMNWAVFHGFFRFLGKKQSAVWERSQRRLSTPGV, via the coding sequence ATGTACTTCTGGTCCCTGCTTTTATTCATCAGTCTGTTTATCGTCTGCTATACATACGCGGGATACGGCGTTCTATTATATATACTGGTAAAGCTGAAGGAACTGCTGTTTGGCAAACGCCCCGCTCCTGCGGGGGAACCGCCGGTTACCCTGCTGATAGCCGCGTATAATGAGGCCGATTTTATCGCCGCCAAGGTGGCTAATACGCTGGCGCTGGATTACCCGGAAGAAAAGCTGGAGATCATTTTTGTGACCGATGGCAGCACGGACGCCACGCCCGCGATACTGGCGCAGCATTCCCGTATCCGCCTGCTTCATGATGCGCAGCGCAGCGGAAAATCAGCTGCTATTAACCGGGCGATGGCTTATGTGAGCCATCCCGTTACCGTTTTCTGCGACGCCAATACCCTGCTGAACCCGGGCGCCATCCGGAAACTGGCCGCACACTTCAGCGACGCGCAGGTGGGTGCGGTAGCGGGCGAAAAGAAAGTTATGGCTACGGCAGATAGCGGCGCCGAGGGCGCGGGCGAAGGGCTGTACTGGAAATACGAGTCCAAGCTGAAACAGTGGGACGCCAGCCTGTACAGTGTAATGGGGGCGGCCGGGGAATTGTTTGCCGTGCGTACGGAACTGTACGAGCCCATTCCCTCCCATTGCATCCTCGATGATTTTATAATATCCTTCCGCATCAATATGCGCGGTTATACGGTTATGTACGAACCGGGGGCCTTTGCCACCGAAACCGCCTCTGCTTCACTGGCAGATGAATACAAACGCAAAGTGCGCATCAGTGCCGGCGGCTTCCAGTCCATCGGCATGCTGCTGCCCCTGCTGAATCCATTCCGGTTCCCGAAGATCACCTTCCAGTACATTTCCCACCGCGTACTGCGGTGGACGCTGGCCCCACTTTGCCTGTTACTTGCGCTTCTTGCCAACATTGTCCTGGTGGTGCAAGGCGCCGGCACATTTTTCACCGGTCTGCTGGCGGCTCAGCTGCTTTTTTATGGCGCTGCGTTTTCGGGCTACCTGCTGGCGCGTAAAAACGTTAAGGTAAAATACCTGTATGTGCCGTTCTATTTCGTGTTTATGAACTGGGCGGTATTCCATGGCTTTTTCCGCTTCCTGGGCAAGAAACAGTCTGCCGTTTGGGAACGTTCACAAAGACGTCTTTCCACCCCGGGGGTGTAA
- a CDS encoding GumC family protein → MSQISTGFTTSDQVRLREENLNLMEADVKFDNVVQTINSPLVISFLSCNLLLHDLTSNKPFIHLKNADRESKAFREFNREAALRICKEKLDSLTILSSYHPEERKIMEFLKLYKYDVESIRKMLYVGRLQKTDYIDIIYRSENPELSAYVVNTLFKEFLRYYRSSRSERSIENVETFEALVNQKKMELDTKLEALRMYKSSQGVLNVDVASGNEWDLIKQFEKSLFDEKSNNNTLQSSLANVNAQLVELNSGKTVYSSNNNVVTLRNQLNDLNDQYLRGGSSDQALADKIKTLRGQLQKALAEGTGTTSKSTSKEELIARKQNLQAELSASNLNISNLESKISRLRSSVGSFANKEATVSSLTQEVTLAQEEYTKLKERLNSALDNRTVPQDGFRQTLKGQPAFKPEPSHRLIIMGLSGVSAFMLVAMCILLVEFLDSSIKSPSVFGRSVDLKLISTVNHANLRKHAVLDVLQGNRKDETIMKRENIFREMLRKLRYALESSGKQVFLFTSTEPQQGKTTLTQAVAYSLSLSNRKVLVIDTNFCNNDITLQMEARPMLETFNVPPNEFSIDKVKEIVTTYSVDNIEVIGCKGGDYTPSEILPKNHLLNYLPQLKLHYDFILMEGAPLNDYTDSKELAAYADGVIAIFSSKATVKQIDKDSIDFLHQLGDKFVGAVLNNVNEDFLEL, encoded by the coding sequence GTGTCTCAGATTTCCACCGGATTCACCACCAGCGACCAGGTAAGGCTGCGTGAGGAGAACCTGAACCTGATGGAGGCCGATGTGAAGTTCGATAACGTTGTTCAGACCATCAATTCCCCGCTGGTGATCAGCTTTCTTTCATGCAACCTGCTGCTGCATGATCTGACCAGCAACAAACCTTTTATCCACCTGAAAAATGCGGACAGGGAATCCAAAGCCTTCCGTGAATTCAACCGTGAGGCCGCCCTCCGGATCTGTAAAGAAAAGCTGGACTCCCTTACCATCCTTTCCTCTTATCATCCGGAAGAAAGGAAGATCATGGAATTCCTCAAGCTCTATAAATACGACGTTGAGTCCATCCGCAAAATGCTGTATGTGGGCCGTCTCCAAAAAACGGATTATATCGACATCATTTACCGTTCCGAAAATCCGGAGCTTTCTGCCTATGTGGTGAACACCCTGTTCAAGGAATTCCTCCGGTATTACAGAAGCTCCCGTTCCGAAAGATCGATCGAAAACGTGGAAACCTTCGAAGCGCTCGTCAACCAGAAAAAAATGGAGCTGGATACCAAACTTGAAGCGCTGCGGATGTACAAATCCTCCCAGGGGGTATTGAATGTAGACGTAGCCAGCGGCAACGAATGGGATCTGATCAAACAATTCGAAAAATCGCTCTTCGACGAAAAGTCCAATAATAACACGCTGCAATCTTCGCTCGCCAACGTGAACGCACAACTCGTAGAACTGAACAGCGGGAAAACCGTGTATAGTTCCAACAACAACGTGGTGACCCTCCGCAACCAGCTGAACGACCTCAACGATCAGTACCTCCGCGGCGGCTCAAGCGACCAGGCGCTGGCAGACAAGATCAAAACCCTGCGCGGGCAGCTGCAGAAAGCGCTGGCCGAAGGCACCGGCACTACCAGCAAGAGCACTTCCAAAGAAGAGTTGATTGCCCGCAAACAGAACTTACAGGCCGAGCTTAGCGCTTCCAACCTGAATATTTCCAACCTCGAAAGCAAAATATCCCGCCTTCGCTCATCTGTCGGCTCATTTGCCAATAAGGAAGCCACGGTGTCGTCCCTGACGCAGGAGGTGACCCTTGCGCAGGAAGAATATACCAAACTGAAGGAACGGCTCAACTCCGCGCTGGATAACCGCACAGTACCGCAAGACGGCTTCCGGCAGACCCTCAAAGGCCAGCCCGCCTTCAAACCGGAACCCTCCCACCGCCTGATCATCATGGGCCTCTCCGGCGTGTCTGCTTTCATGCTGGTGGCCATGTGCATACTGCTGGTGGAGTTCCTTGATTCATCTATTAAATCGCCGTCCGTTTTCGGCCGCTCGGTAGACCTGAAGCTGATCAGCACCGTGAACCACGCCAACCTCCGCAAACATGCCGTACTGGATGTATTGCAGGGCAACCGCAAAGACGAAACCATTATGAAGCGGGAGAACATTTTCCGCGAAATGCTTCGTAAATTGCGGTATGCGCTTGAAAGCAGCGGCAAACAGGTGTTTTTGTTCACCAGCACAGAACCCCAGCAGGGTAAAACGACCCTGACACAGGCAGTAGCCTACAGCCTCAGCCTCAGCAACCGAAAAGTACTGGTGATCGATACCAACTTCTGCAACAACGACATTACCCTGCAGATGGAAGCACGCCCCATGCTCGAAACGTTTAATGTTCCTCCAAACGAATTCAGTATAGACAAAGTGAAAGAAATAGTGACCACGTATTCTGTCGATAACATCGAGGTGATCGGATGTAAAGGCGGCGACTATACCCCGTCTGAGATCCTTCCCAAAAATCACCTGCTCAATTATCTGCCGCAACTGAAGCTGCACTACGATTTTATTCTCATGGAAGGCGCGCCGCTGAACGATTACACAGACAGCAAGGAGCTTGCGGCATATGCCGATGGCGTCATCGCCATCTTCTCCTCCAAAGCAACTGTTAAACAAATAGATAAAGACTCCATCGACTTCCTTCACCAGCTTGGCGACAAATTTGTCGGCGCCGTACTGAACAATGTGAATGAAGACTTCCTGGAGCTGTAA
- a CDS encoding fibronectin type III domain-containing protein, with amino-acid sequence MKRILHLLFIQVILLFSVQAVAQLNPADPVVTYNSGNPPPTPDFNKITKWVRTVRMGWNTDLYKAYIFRNMAFRLKFPKTYQHGVSDGKKYPVLVFFHGVGEAGTIYDNEFQLLHGGELMKNAVENGTYDGFLLYAQSQDGTWGNPLFDNIKVLLDSMALSVKADLNRVCVNGLSHGGLGTWDWTFRYPWMTAGSLPMCAASTIYTGQSYVDKVKFMPVWMFQGGLDNNPAPYTAGLVRDAIRNAGGTLTYSFYPNEAHSVWYSAWAEPDFFSYLKRANRLLPQALFQKTALCPGESTTIGISPGFLAYQWRKDGVDIAGTGNSIVVNSTGSYSVRAQTAEGWTEWSPTPLVITASPSTTPPIISPAVLATNVFPAPNGATNVALQVPAGMETYEWIKTGTTTVLSTTNTLTASAVGGYVVRAKAANLCVSAYSDTFRIVNANGANGPDPISGLIVSAFTKTSLTLNWAQNVSAPFNEKYFEIYRSATAGGPYTLVAKNAADVLTYTDNNLTPGTNYFYIVRPVNDNAAAAVSVEVKGTTTGDATPPTIPTSLTLLSTGNTFVYLQWNAATDDAGITGYEIYANGVLQTTVSGTTTKTQLTGLNEGTFYNIYVKAKDASGKLSGASNQVTTKTLKANLTYKYYQGTWSTLPNFANLTANKTGKTVIPDLTPVPSNRTTNFGFLWTGYIHIPVDGNYTFATGSDDGSKLYFNRTYSHTATATVNNDGLHGESIVSGTVNNLTAGVYPIAITFFQQGGGSAMKVYWTNTTLGVTQQLIPGGYFMDTVSTSGGTAAPAAPSALTATANGWSKINLAWTDNSSNETGFEVYRSATSGGTYQIVGTVAANIKVYTDTALNQTTAYYYRVRAIGTYGESAMSGTATATTGAKPLPPAAPTAFLATALSTTVVKLQWTDASNNESNFEIYRSLNDQNNYSLLKTTAANVVTVNDSTLAANTIAWYRVRSIGEGGASAYATADSAKTLSNPPVISNIPSQSIRYGTTTNIAIQASDPDSDPITYSLLNAPAFITVVADPGNVHLAAAPLAADMGVYNNIGVIAKDSHNASDTTYFNLTVNDNFAPVITAIGAVTANEGKDTTIAVTATDANAADHFTWSVLQKPAFVTVTGSGDTLRLLVSAGYADAGTYTVEVKVTDSQGAIDTKSFTLTVNDKPTPNYNLFINIKGNNTAPAPWNNVTGLTTVNLVNDRGETTTAGLTFDTYWWATHNQGAVTGNNSGVYPDVVLGEYLYFGSLPGVFSSPSSINGKLTGLETNRAYTVKFMAGSQWGAPQPDNGTTNFTINGITKPLYTHNNTSNLAIFANLTPNAAGEIAFNLAVPAGGQVGFLSAIEVNAGGAGEPPVNQAPVMTAITNKSVQEGAISNVTVSAVDPEGDNITYSVVDAPAFVTITGTQLRFAPLAGNAGSYNNIGVIAKDSHNNADTTRFNLTVTPAGAATGYKIFINIKGNNTAPTPWNNVTGLTTGSLVNDNGETTTAGLTFDTYWWATHNQGAVTGNNSGVYPDVVLGEYLYFGSLPGVFSSPSSINGKLTGLETNRAYTVKFMAGSQWGAPQPDNGTTNFTINGITKPLYTHNNTSNLAIFANLTPNAAGEIAFNLAVPAGGQVGFLSAIEVNAGGAGEPPVNQAPVMTAITNKSVQEGAISNVTVSAVDPEGDNITYSVVDAPAFVTITGTQLRFAPLAGNAGSYNNIGVIAKDSHNNADTTRFNLTVTPAGAATGYKIFINIKGSNTAPAPWNNVTGLTTGSLVNDNGETTTAGLTFDTWWWATHNQGAVTGNNSGVYPDAVLAEYLYFGSLPGVFSSPSSINGKITGLETNRAYTVKFMAGSQWGAPQPDNGTTNFTIGGVTKPLYTHNNTSNLAVFANLTPNAAGEIAFNLAVPAGGQVGFLSAIEINAGAEGGVPPVNHAPELAAVANQSVAVGSTTNVNLSATDADGDVLSYSLVNAPAFVTIVGTQLRFTPPVGSAGTYNNIGAIVTDPQNAADTVRFNLEVTPPGANPGYKFLINIKSVTSAPAPWNNATSQTTNNLVNDRGETTSARLVFDTWWWATYTEGAVTGNNSGVYPDAVMSEFLYFGNLPGVFNGPSTINAKLAGLDPTRTYSLKFFGSSKWWAPQPDNGSTEYTVGTVTKTLYVHNNTANVVSFENLTPNAAGEIVFTLSVPSGGQVGYLNAIEVDVAAQGGGGGGQLAFARDADKNNNATAQATELTLAAYPNPVQDELSVDVELRKEAHVQFEFFDITGRISHREARSNVPAGKSTFRLHTANYLHVKGFYLLKVSASTGESKVIKLLKR; translated from the coding sequence ATGAAGAGAATTTTACACTTACTGTTCATACAGGTAATCCTGTTATTCTCCGTACAGGCAGTGGCACAGCTTAATCCCGCTGACCCCGTCGTTACGTACAATTCCGGCAATCCCCCTCCTACCCCAGACTTCAACAAAATCACCAAATGGGTTCGGACCGTGCGGATGGGCTGGAACACCGATCTCTACAAAGCATATATTTTCCGTAACATGGCTTTCCGCCTGAAGTTCCCTAAAACTTATCAGCATGGCGTAAGCGACGGCAAGAAATATCCAGTACTGGTGTTTTTCCACGGTGTGGGTGAGGCCGGCACTATTTACGATAACGAATTCCAACTGCTTCATGGCGGCGAACTGATGAAAAATGCAGTGGAAAACGGTACCTACGATGGTTTCCTGCTCTACGCCCAAAGCCAGGACGGTACCTGGGGCAATCCGTTGTTTGACAATATCAAAGTACTGCTGGATTCCATGGCATTAAGTGTGAAGGCCGACCTGAACAGAGTGTGTGTCAATGGACTTTCGCACGGCGGCCTCGGTACCTGGGACTGGACGTTCCGCTACCCCTGGATGACTGCCGGCTCACTGCCCATGTGTGCGGCATCCACCATCTACACCGGCCAGTCTTATGTAGACAAAGTAAAATTCATGCCCGTCTGGATGTTCCAGGGCGGTCTCGATAATAACCCGGCCCCTTATACGGCCGGTCTGGTACGCGATGCCATCCGTAACGCAGGCGGCACGTTGACCTACTCCTTTTACCCCAACGAAGCGCATAGTGTATGGTACAGCGCCTGGGCCGAACCGGACTTTTTCAGTTATCTGAAACGCGCCAACCGTTTGCTGCCGCAGGCCCTCTTCCAAAAAACAGCGCTCTGTCCAGGAGAATCCACCACCATTGGTATTTCTCCAGGATTTTTGGCGTACCAGTGGCGTAAAGACGGCGTGGACATTGCCGGTACCGGCAACTCCATCGTTGTGAACAGCACCGGTTCCTACAGTGTGCGCGCCCAAACGGCGGAAGGATGGACGGAATGGTCGCCCACCCCGTTGGTGATTACTGCCAGCCCCTCCACCACACCGCCCATTATCTCTCCTGCCGTATTGGCCACTAATGTATTCCCGGCTCCCAATGGTGCTACGAATGTGGCCCTGCAGGTACCCGCAGGTATGGAAACATACGAGTGGATCAAAACCGGCACTACCACCGTACTGAGCACCACTAACACGCTCACTGCTTCCGCGGTTGGCGGTTATGTTGTACGTGCGAAGGCTGCCAATCTTTGTGTAAGTGCATATTCTGATACTTTCAGGATCGTAAACGCCAACGGCGCAAACGGACCTGACCCCATCAGCGGCCTGATCGTGTCTGCCTTTACCAAAACCTCGCTCACCCTGAACTGGGCGCAGAACGTTTCTGCTCCGTTCAACGAAAAATATTTCGAGATCTACCGCTCCGCCACAGCAGGCGGCCCGTACACGCTCGTAGCTAAAAATGCGGCGGATGTGCTGACCTATACGGATAACAACCTGACGCCCGGCACCAATTACTTCTACATCGTACGCCCCGTGAACGATAACGCGGCAGCGGCGGTTTCCGTGGAAGTAAAAGGCACCACCACCGGCGATGCCACTCCGCCCACCATCCCCACCAGCCTCACGCTCCTGAGCACCGGTAATACTTTTGTATACCTGCAATGGAACGCTGCTACAGACGATGCCGGCATCACCGGGTATGAAATTTATGCAAACGGCGTACTCCAAACCACCGTTAGCGGCACCACTACTAAAACACAACTGACCGGCCTCAACGAAGGCACATTCTATAATATTTACGTGAAAGCGAAAGACGCCTCCGGCAAACTGTCCGGCGCCAGCAACCAGGTAACCACCAAAACGCTGAAAGCGAACCTCACTTACAAATATTACCAGGGTACCTGGAGCACACTGCCGAATTTTGCCAACCTCACCGCGAACAAAACCGGCAAAACCGTTATTCCGGACCTGACGCCGGTGCCCAGCAACCGGACCACCAACTTCGGTTTCCTGTGGACCGGGTACATCCACATCCCGGTGGATGGTAACTATACCTTCGCCACCGGATCGGACGACGGCAGCAAGCTGTACTTCAATAGAACCTACAGCCATACCGCCACCGCAACCGTGAACAACGACGGGCTACATGGAGAATCGATCGTATCAGGCACCGTCAACAATCTGACAGCTGGTGTATACCCGATCGCCATCACCTTCTTCCAGCAAGGCGGAGGTTCGGCGATGAAAGTATACTGGACCAATACGACGCTGGGTGTAACGCAACAGCTGATACCTGGCGGCTATTTCATGGACACCGTTTCTACCAGTGGCGGCACCGCCGCACCGGCAGCGCCTTCTGCCCTGACTGCCACCGCTAATGGCTGGAGCAAGATCAACCTCGCCTGGACCGACAACAGCAGTAACGAAACCGGTTTTGAAGTATATAGAAGTGCCACCAGCGGCGGTACCTACCAGATTGTCGGCACCGTTGCGGCCAATATCAAGGTGTATACGGATACGGCCCTGAACCAGACCACTGCATATTACTACCGCGTAAGAGCGATCGGCACTTATGGCGAATCCGCCATGAGCGGTACCGCCACTGCCACCACAGGAGCTAAACCGCTCCCGCCGGCAGCACCCACTGCTTTCCTCGCCACTGCACTTTCGACAACCGTCGTAAAACTGCAGTGGACGGATGCTTCCAACAACGAAAGCAACTTTGAAATATACCGTTCACTGAACGATCAGAACAACTACTCGCTGCTGAAAACAACGGCCGCTAATGTTGTGACCGTGAATGATTCTACCCTGGCCGCCAATACCATTGCATGGTACAGGGTACGGTCCATCGGTGAGGGCGGTGCGTCTGCGTACGCCACTGCGGACTCAGCGAAGACACTGAGCAACCCGCCGGTGATCAGCAACATTCCCAGCCAGAGCATCCGCTACGGCACAACCACTAACATTGCTATACAGGCGAGCGATCCGGACAGCGATCCGATCACTTACAGCCTGTTAAACGCACCTGCATTCATTACGGTAGTGGCCGACCCGGGCAATGTGCACCTGGCAGCCGCTCCCCTGGCCGCAGACATGGGCGTATATAACAACATCGGCGTAATTGCGAAAGACAGCCATAACGCGTCCGACACCACTTATTTCAACCTGACGGTGAACGACAACTTTGCACCTGTCATTACCGCTATTGGCGCCGTAACCGCCAACGAGGGTAAAGACACCACCATTGCGGTGACTGCCACAGATGCGAATGCTGCCGATCATTTCACCTGGTCCGTACTGCAGAAACCGGCCTTTGTTACCGTTACAGGATCCGGCGATACTTTGCGGCTGCTGGTGAGCGCGGGTTATGCAGATGCAGGCACTTACACGGTAGAAGTGAAAGTGACCGACAGCCAGGGCGCTATCGACACCAAATCATTCACCCTCACGGTGAACGATAAGCCTACCCCGAACTACAATCTGTTCATCAATATCAAAGGCAACAATACCGCTCCCGCACCGTGGAACAACGTGACCGGCCTGACGACTGTCAACCTTGTGAACGACAGGGGTGAAACCACCACTGCGGGCCTCACCTTCGATACCTACTGGTGGGCAACCCACAACCAGGGTGCTGTGACCGGCAATAACTCCGGTGTGTATCCTGACGTAGTACTGGGCGAATACCTGTACTTCGGCTCACTGCCCGGCGTATTCAGTTCTCCCAGCTCCATCAACGGCAAACTCACCGGTCTTGAAACCAACCGTGCCTACACGGTGAAATTCATGGCAGGCAGCCAGTGGGGAGCACCGCAGCCGGACAATGGTACCACCAACTTCACCATCAATGGTATCACCAAACCGCTGTACACCCATAACAACACCAGCAACCTGGCCATATTCGCCAACCTGACACCGAACGCTGCCGGTGAGATCGCCTTCAACCTGGCTGTACCGGCCGGCGGACAGGTAGGTTTCCTCAGCGCGATTGAAGTGAATGCCGGTGGTGCGGGCGAACCGCCTGTTAACCAGGCGCCCGTCATGACCGCCATCACAAACAAGAGCGTGCAGGAAGGAGCGATTTCAAATGTGACCGTTTCCGCTGTTGATCCGGAAGGAGACAACATCACTTATAGCGTGGTGGATGCACCGGCCTTTGTGACCATTACCGGCACACAACTCCGCTTTGCTCCGCTGGCTGGCAACGCCGGCAGCTATAACAACATCGGCGTAATAGCGAAAGACTCGCATAACAACGCCGACACCACCCGCTTCAACCTGACCGTAACACCGGCAGGCGCAGCTACCGGCTACAAGATCTTTATCAATATCAAGGGCAATAATACCGCTCCGACGCCGTGGAACAACGTAACCGGCCTGACGACCGGCAGCCTCGTCAACGACAACGGTGAAACCACCACCGCGGGCCTCACCTTCGATACCTACTGGTGGGCAACCCACAACCAGGGTGCTGTGACCGGCAATAACTCCGGTGTGTATCCTGACGTAGTACTGGGCGAATACCTGTACTTCGGCTCACTGCCCGGCGTATTCAGTTCTCCCAGCTCCATCAACGGCAAACTCACCGGTCTTGAAACCAACCGTGCCTACACGGTGAAATTCATGGCAGGCAGCCAGTGGGGAGCACCGCAGCCGGACAATGGTACCACCAACTTCACCATCAATGGTATCACCAAACCGCTGTACACCCATAACAACACCAGCAACCTGGCCATATTCGCCAACCTGACACCGAACGCTGCCGGTGAGATCGCCTTCAACCTGGCTGTACCGGCCGGCGGACAGGTAGGTTTCCTCAGCGCGATTGAAGTGAATGCCGGTGGTGCGGGCGAACCGCCTGTTAACCAGGCGCCCGTCATGACCGCCATCACAAACAAGAGCGTGCAGGAAGGAGCGATTTCAAATGTGACCGTTTCCGCTGTTGATCCGGAAGGAGACAACATCACTTATAGCGTGGTGGATGCACCGGCCTTTGTGACCATTACCGGCACACAACTCCGCTTTGCTCCGCTGGCTGGCAACGCCGGCAGCTATAACAACATCGGCGTAATAGCGAAAGACTCGCATAACAACGCCGACACCACCCGCTTCAACCTGACCGTAACACCGGCAGGTGCGGCTACCGGCTACAAGATCTTTATCAATATCAAAGGCAGCAATACCGCTCCCGCACCGTGGAACAACGTGACCGGCCTGACTACTGGCAGCCTCGTGAACGACAACGGTGAAACCACCACGGCTGGCCTCACTTTCGATACCTGGTGGTGGGCAACCCACAACCAGGGCGCTGTGACCGGCAACAACTCCGGTGTGTATCCCGATGCGGTACTGGCTGAATATCTGTACTTCGGCTCACTGCCCGGCGTATTCAGTTCTCCCAGCTCCATCAACGGCAAAATCACCGGCCTCGAAACCAACCGTGCCTACACGGTGAAATTCATGGCAGGCAGCCAGTGGGGAGCACCGCAGCCGGACAATGGTACCACCAACTTCACCATCGGTGGCGTGACCAAACCGCTGTACACCCATAACAATACCAGCAACCTGGCCGTATTCGCCAACCTGACGCCGAACGCTGCCGGAGAGATCGCCTTCAACCTGGCTGTACCAGCCGGCGGACAGGTAGGTTTCCTCAGTGCGATCGAAATCAACGCAGGCGCCGAGGGCGGTGTGCCGCCGGTGAACCATGCACCGGAACTGGCAGCAGTTGCCAACCAGAGCGTTGCCGTAGGCAGCACGACGAATGTGAACCTCTCGGCTACGGATGCCGACGGTGATGTGCTCAGCTACAGCCTGGTGAATGCGCCGGCCTTCGTGACCATTGTTGGCACACAACTCCGGTTTACCCCCCCTGTTGGCAGCGCAGGTACCTACAATAACATCGGCGCGATCGTGACCGACCCGCAGAACGCGGCAGATACCGTTCGTTTCAACCTTGAAGTGACACCTCCCGGCGCTAACCCGGGCTACAAGTTCCTGATCAACATCAAGTCCGTAACCTCTGCTCCGGCGCCGTGGAATAACGCCACCAGCCAGACCACCAACAACCTGGTAAATGACAGAGGTGAAACCACTTCAGCACGGCTCGTGTTCGACACCTGGTGGTGGGCAACATATACCGAAGGCGCTGTTACCGGTAACAACTCCGGTGTATACCCGGATGCAGTGATGAGCGAGTTCCTGTACTTCGGCAACCTGCCAGGCGTATTCAACGGGCCTAGCACCATCAACGCCAAACTGGCCGGTCTCGACCCCACCCGCACCTACTCGCTGAAATTCTTCGGCAGCAGCAAATGGTGGGCTCCGCAACCGGACAATGGGTCCACCGAATACACGGTAGGCACTGTGACCAAGACGCTGTACGTGCACAACAACACGGCCAATGTCGTGAGCTTCGAAAACCTCACCCCGAACGCAGCCGGTGAGATCGTCTTCACCCTGTCAGTGCCTTCCGGCGGACAGGTAGGCTATCTCAATGCTATCGAGGTGGACGTTGCCGCACAAGGCGGCGGCGGTGGTGGCCAGCTGGCATTTGCCCGCGATGCCGACAAGAACAATAACGCTACGGCCCAGGCGACAGAACTGACCCTGGCGGCCTACCCGAACCCTGTTCAGGATGAACTGTCTGTGGACGTAGAGCTCCGGAAAGAAGCCCATGTGCAGTTCGAGTTCTTCGATATCACCGGCCGCATCAGCCACAGGGAGGCAAGAAGCAATGTGCCTGCAGGCAAATCCACCTTCAGACTGCACACAGCCAATTACCTCCATGTCAAAGGTTTCTACCTGCTGAAAGTATCCGCATCAACGGGTGAATCCAAAGTGATCAAACTACTTAAAAGATAA
- a CDS encoding response regulator, producing MKKKILLIDDSLPIRFLLEAMLDKKYSTISAQDGLGAIMWLMKGNTPDAIITDLAMPNVNGWELLDYLSDSELYKDIPVVVLSGSIGSDTAAITARYSNVVEVMEKPFDPVQLLGKVETVFNRKKEYATP from the coding sequence ATGAAAAAAAAGATATTGCTCATTGATGATAGCTTGCCAATAAGGTTCTTACTGGAAGCAATGTTAGACAAAAAATACAGCACTATTTCCGCACAGGATGGATTAGGAGCAATCATGTGGCTGATGAAGGGAAATACGCCGGACGCGATCATTACAGATCTGGCCATGCCCAATGTGAACGGATGGGAATTGCTCGATTACCTTTCTGACAGCGAGCTGTATAAAGATATCCCCGTGGTGGTGCTGAGTGGTAGTATTGGTTCCGACACCGCGGCTATTACCGCCCGTTACAGCAATGTAGTGGAAGTAATGGAGAAACCCTTTGATCCCGTACAACTGCTGGGTAAAGTAGAAACGGTGTTCAACAGGAAAAAAGAATATGCGACGCCGTGA